Within Candidatus Chlorohelix allophototropha, the genomic segment ATCCAGAAGTTTGATCAGAACGGTAAGTTCCTGACCAAATGGGGCAGCAGCGGTAATGAAATAATTGGCATAGCAGTAGATAGACAGGGCAATGTCTTTGTCGCAGGTGACGTTATCCAGAAGTTTGACACTAATGGCAAGTTCCTCCTCAAGTGGGGTAGCGGCGGTAGTGGGAATGGGCAGTTTAGTTGGGCCTATGGCATAGCAGTAGATGGACAGGGCAATGTCTTTGTCGCCGATACAGGAAATAGCCGAATCCAAAAGTTTGACGGGAGTGGCAGATTGCTAAGCAAATGGGATAGCAAGGGCAGCGGGGATGGGCAGTTTAACTGGCCCAATGGCATAGCAATAGATGGACAGGGCAATGTCTTTGTCGCTGATGCTAACAACAACCGCATCCAGAAGTTTGACACTAATGGCAAGTTCCTGAGCAAATGGGATAGCGCTGGCGGGAGAGTAGCGGTAGATGAGCGGGGCAATATCTTTGTCGCCGATACAGGAAATAGCCGAATCCAGAAGTTTGACGGAAGCGGCAGGCTGTTGAGCAAATGGGGTAGCAGCGGTAGCGGGGATGGGCAGTTTAACTTTACTGAAGGCGTAGCGGTGGATGAGCAGGGCAATGTTTATGTGGCAGATTCTGGCAACAACCGTATCCAGAAGTTCCGGCAGCGCTAATCAATCACAAGAAAGAGAGGGGTAAGGGCATGAACCTGTTTGAGGGCAACCGCAAGAAGAAGGAGCAGGAGCGCGAGGTCGAGTTCCGGCAGGGACTGAACCGCATCCGTTCCTACCTCGCCGAGTGCCGCCAGCACCAGAAGCGCTATTGGGATTTGGCTCGTCGCGCCCGCTCTATGGACGACCAACCCCAGTGTGAGCTTATCTCCCGCCGTTACCTCTGGACTACCGCCCAGATCAAAGCCTGGGAGAAGTATCTGCTCCAACTCGAAACCCTTTCCCTCACCCGTGAGCAGGTGCGCGCCTCCACCGCTTTCGGGCAATCCCTTTCCAACCTCTCCGCTTCGATGCTGTCGGGAGCCAGCCCGGCTGAGCTTTCCAGAATGCAGCACGACCTCGAACAGGCGATTGCCCGTGGCGCCAGTCTCGATGAGACCCTCTCGGTAGCGCTGGAAGCCAGTAGCCGCAGCCTGCTAAATAATCCCTCCCTCGCTCAAACGGTTGCTTGGGAGTCCGAGTTCGCCCGCTCCGAAGGTCCCGCTGAGCAGGAACAGTCCGAGCTTCAAGAGATTTACCGACGTTTGGATGAGGAGTTACACTCCAAATAGATTTTTAGCGACATTTCCCGCTTTTTCTCCGCTTCTTCCCTAATATAGTAGGAGCAGTTGCTTGAGGTAGTTCCAATCTTTAGCTAAGCGCCAATCGCAGGAGAATCTTCCTATGAAACAGCCAGACTTCAACCAAGGCACGCCCTCTTATCCCGATGAACCAGAGCAAGCTATCCCTACCGGAGAAATGAGCCTCTCCGGTTTCCAACTGGTAGCGCTCAGCCCTGCCAGCTTGCAAGGGCAGGTCTTCCCCTTGCCTGTAACGAAAGCTGACGATCGCGCTCTTGAAATCGGACGCAAGCCCTCCTACATCTACGGTGGTATCACTATCCCTCTGAAGGAATTGGCAGAGGTACATCTATATATGAAGGTGAGCGGTTCGGTGGTTCAGGTCTATCACGAACCGGCGACCTACTTGGCGCTCAAAGGCGGTAAAACGCTGGCTGCCAGTAAATGGCATTCCCTTAGACCAGAAGCAGTGCTGGAGTGCGGTTACAATATCCAACTAAAGCTGGTGAGAGTAGAGGATGCGGCTCCGCATACCCCTTATATGGGAGAGGAAGAAGAACCATCAATCCAGTTCCAATCGCATTCTCAGGCCCCATCCCAGTCTCTGTTACCGGCTTATCGGTTGCGCATCGTCCAGAGCCGTTATGCTATCCCCCTCGATAAGCTGGAGTTCTCGCTGGAGGAAGGGGAGGTGGTGGAAATCGGGCGAGAAGCGGTTACAGTAAATAAACACCGCCGCCTGATCATTAACGAACCCAAGGTAAGCCAGTACCACGCTTGGTTAATCAAACGCAATGGGCAGTTTGAACTGCACGATGGGCAGTATAACAGTAACAAGGTGAGCAGAAATGGGACGTTTATTTCCAACCCGGAAGGGGGCTGGATGAAAATCGCCGAAGGCACTCCCCATTTTATCAATCCGGGAGCGGTAGCGCACGGTTTCGAGATAAAAGTTGGGCATACCTATCTAGTGCTGGAAAAGACCGAGCAAGCAGAGCTTTTTACCGAATAAGGAGCCGTTCAGAAAGATGGAACACAATTTACCTACTCTTACGGACTACAACGATACTAGACTCTTCTTGCGGATTATTCCCAAAGACAACAAGCGGATTGATCCTAGCGATGACGATGGCAAGGTGCTGAAGCTGCAAAACGGGCGGGCAGTGGAGGAACTGTCCGAAGCCCAGAACCGTTCGCGGGAGCAAACCCGTGATGGCAACGGCTACATTAAGGTCAGCGCTTTTCTCAAAACTATCAGCTTGGTAAACGCCTTATACCAACAGGATAGCGCAAAGTGTCTGTTGCGTTTCGGCTTCGAATATACCCTAAAGGTCAATGATGCCATCCGCTTCTACAACTATGTAAGAGACCAATATGAGCGCGGGGCTTTTGGGAAGGAGACCTCACTAGAAGACCTGACGGTAAGGCAACTGTTCAATAGCCTGTTTATTTCTCTATTCAAAGAGTTGGCGTTGCAGCTTCAGCAATTCGACCCGGATATGGCGCGGCAGGATGAAAGCACTAGGCAGGGAATTATGCGCCTGTTTGAGGAACTGATTAGGCAAAGGGGCGCTGATTTGAATAAGGCTGGGTTATCATTCTACCAAGAGGCTGGCATAACGCTGCTGGTGGAAAATGAGACCGACAAACTGCTATTGGCGCATGAAAAAGACAATCACCGCCAAATGCGGGAAGCTCTAAAGCCGCCCGTCAAGGAAGCGCCTAAACCCCCTGCGCCACTACCACCTCAATCTCCTACTAGCCACTGGCTAGATCGCTTCGAGCTTGGCTCAATCAGCCCACTGATTGCGACCACCGGGCTATCGCTGGCAGTCTTTAACAGCCTCAAGGATAAAGCCACGACTGTGCCGGGGTTCTTTCTGGCAGTCGGCTTACCCTTAACGCTGCTACTTACGGTTATTACGCTTTATCTGCTGGTCAGAAAGCGGAAGAACAAATTGGCGGTTGTGGCGCATTTCAACTCCCCGCGTCCGCGCAAGGTCAGCAAGCGACAGTGGCGTTTCAGGCTGGGGGATTTTATCGCGGTCTCAGCGCTGGCGCTGGCTTATATCACTTTCATGCTAGACCGAGTGTCGGCGGAAGCGCAGGTAGGGTTGGTGGCGCTACCCTCCGGAGTTGCGATTATGGCAGCGTTAATCCTGTACCTTTCCACCCGTAACCGGACTGAAACGGTTACAGTCCCACCTGTGTTTCCGCCAATCCCTGTACCACCGGTAGAACCGTCCAACAAGTCTGAGCCACCGCAAGAACTGCCCAAGCCTGAACCGGTAGTGGCATTCGAGTTGGAGGTGAAGGACGGACTGAACCCGGGCAGGCTCAGACTTACGCTCGACTCGAAGAAGATTATTGAATGCGGCTTGGATAATTACGGCAGTGACAAGCTGTACTTCTGGGCATCAGACAACGCCGCCCGACGCTGGGAACTGAGCGCGCCCAATCCTGAAGCGATAAAGGGAGTTTCCAAACAGCACGCTCATTTCAAGCTGGAGCAGGGGGAAGTCTGCGTGGTGAGCAGTAGCGTGGAGGGCGCTCCCAACACTAACGGGGTGTACATCGGCGGAGAAAGAATGGATGACGGAGAGAGCAAGGGGCTAAGGGAAGGCGATTTGCTCGGCTTCGGTCCGCGCGGCAGTGGGCTAAACCGCCCCTTCTGCCGGGAGGGTGGCGTAACGCTGATAATCCACCGCAAATAAGACAGGTTGGGTAGATAAGATAAACAGGGAGAGCTAAGGATGAACGGGATGAAGTTTGTAAGATTTGTAACAAATCAGCCAGGGTCAGTTGACGAGGCTGGTAGACTAAAATAATGACACCTGCGCAAGAACTAGAACAACTTAGAATAGAAAATGCCCAATTGCGAGAACAACTGACTTCACGGGATGCCTTGGTTACCCAACTGATAGAGCGAATTCAAACCCTTGAAGCCCGGCTCTCTCAAGATAGCCATAATTCTTCCAAACCGCCTTCTTCCGACGAGTTTAAGCGCTCGCCCAAAAAACGCAGCTTGCGCAAATCCAGCGGTAAGAAACCGGGTGGTCAACCTGGTCACGAGGGTCAGGCTCTTAAACAAAGCGAAAACCCAGATGCAGTGATTGCGCATCTGCCCACCACCTGTGAAAAGTGCCAGACTGACTTAACCAAAGAAGCAGCGCTACCTCACTTCGAGCCTCGTCAGGTTTTTGAGCTGCCTACTCAACTCAAACTGCACGTCACCGAACACCGCACTTACAGCAAAAAGTGTCCTACTTGTCAGACTGTTACCAAAGCCAAATTCCCGCAGTCCGTCAAGAATTGGGTGCAATACGGACCTGGGTTTCGGGCTCTGGCAGTTTACCTGATCACTTATCAACTGCTGCCTTATGCCCGGGTGTGCGAGCTACTTAATGAAATCTACAGCGAAAGTCTTTCACCCGGCAGTTTGGTCAATATGATAGCGGAGTGCTACGAGCAATTGGCTGAGCCAGAAAAAACCATCAAGACAGCGCTTACCCAGGTCAAAGTGTTACATTGCGATGAAACCGGGTTGTACGTAGAAGGCAAGCGCCACTGGTTGCACGTAGCCAGCACACCACATTTAACCCACTATGCTCACCATTTACGGCGAGGTAGTAAAGCCACAGACGAGATTGGGATTTTACCGGCTTTCCAGGGCGCAGCGATCCACGACGGTTGGTCTAACTATCTGCGCTATGCCTGTACCCACGGTCTGTGTAACGCCCATCATCTCAGGGAACTTGCTTTTGTCTACGAACAACTCAAGCAGGCGTGGGCGGCTGAGTTCACCACCCTTCTTGTGGACTTGAAAGAAGAAGTGGAAGTCGCCAGGGCTAGGTCTGAAACCAGTTTAAGCAGTGCACGGTTAGCGCATTTCGAAGAGCGCTACCAGCAATTGATCGCACAGGGTCTGGCAGCTAATCCTCCTCCCCAGGGTGGCTGGCCTTGTGGAAAACGGGGCAAGCCCCGGCAGAGCAAGCCTAAGAACTTACTGGATCGGCTGGATAAACAGCGTCATCAAGTGCTGCTGTTTGCCTACCGTTTTGATGTGCCTTTTGATAACAATTTAGCCGAGCGTGATATTCGGATGGTTAAAGTGCAACAAAAAGTTTCAGGTTGTTTTCGCAGTCAGGAGGGTGCCAGCTTCTTTTGTCGGATAAGAGGCTACCTTTCCACCATGAAAAAGCAAGGTGAAAATTTGTTGGTAGCACTCCTTGACACTTTTTGTGGGCATCCTCCCCTTCCCAAGCTTTTGGTCTGAACTGTTACTAAGATTTAGCGGTTTTGCAGTAACGCTACTGGCTTTGAGCTTATTTTTGACTCCGGTAATAAGCACGCAAGCAGCGGAAGCAAGCCAATATTTCCCGGAGACGGGACATACGGTGAGCGGGAAGTTTCTGGACTACTGGCGCAACAACGGTGGTCTGCCCACCTACGGCTACCCCATCACCGACGCTCAAATGGAAACCGACCCTGAAACGGGTAAGCAATTCCTCACCCAGTGGTTTGAGCGGCACAGACTTGAGCTTCACCCTGAGAATGCTGGTACAAAGTACGAGGTGTTGGCTGGACTTCTGGGCAAGGACTTGCGCCGAGAAGCCTTGGCGGTTGACCCCGATTTCCAGAAGGCGGATGTCCTCAATAACACTGCGTATTCTAAAGATGTGCAGTGTTATTTCCCTGAAACCGTGAAATGACCCAGTTTGTCAAGACAAAAATAAAAGCTTGGTTAAGGAGTGATACAGTCCTTTCTATAGAACTAATAATGTTAAATAGCTAGTAACTCTTTTTAGCTCTTTAACATAATTACTGGTGTCACGGTATTGAAATAAACCTGAGCCGGTGTCTGATATTTCAAAGCCTGATGAGGTCGAGTATTATTGTAGAAATCGAAATACTCACCAATCCCTAGCTTTGCTTCTTTGGGGTTCTCAAATTGTGCTAAATAAACACACTCATATTTTAAGGAACGCCAGAGCCTTTCGGTGAAAACATTATCTAGTGCTCGCCCACGTCCATCCATACTTAACTTTACACCTGCGCCCAATATCAAAGCAGTGTATTTAGGACTGGTAAAATGACTACCTTGGTCACTGTTAAAGATCTCCGGTTTTATCTTCGCCAACGCTCGCTCGGTAGTTCTAAGCACAAAATCGATTTCCAGAGTATCAGATAATTCCCAACTTACCACATATCTGCTGTACCAGTCGATGACAGCCACCAGATAAAGCCAACCGTGTTTGAGCTTGATATATGTGATGTCGGTACCGAATACCTGAGCGGGTCTGGTTATAGCCAGGTTCCTTAAGAGATAGGGATATACCCGCTGCTTTTGATCTCGTTTCGAAAGATTAGGACCAGGATAGATTGCTTCTAGCCCCATCTCCCGCATATAGTTTTGCACCGTTTTGCGGTTGAGGTGCTTGCCTTCCCGCAGTAATTGTTGATGAATTCGCCGATATCCATAAAAAGGGTAAACGGTGTAAATCTCATCAATTCGGTGTTTGAGCTCAATTTCTCGTTCGGTTGGTGCTACTGAGCGGTAGTACAAACTGGAACGGCTAATTCCTAGCAACTCACTTTGTTTTGAGAGTGAGAGTTCAGCTTTTTGGGTTTCGATTAGGCTTAATCTGACCGACCTGGGCAAAGCCTGCTTCACTTTTTTTTTCTAACCACCTGAGCTGTGTAGTCAGGCGACCTATTTCGGCGTAAAGTTGTTCTTTTTCTTGTTCGTACTGTGCGGTCAGCAGCGCGATTTGCTTCTGAGTACGCTCATCAAAGGATTGTGGCAGACCTTTTAGAGCCAGTTGTTTCCATTTAGTGAGCATATTCGGATGAATACCATATTCAGAAGCTATCTGGGTAAGGGTTTTATTACCTTCCAGCACTTCTTGCACTCTTTGAGACTTAAATGTGGGTGAATACTTTTTTCTAGGTGTTGTCATGTTTTTAAGTATACACCTTACCAAACCCTTTTTAGTTGTTCAGTTCTTCTGGTTCATTATACCGGGCATAACCTGCGCTTCAGGTTTCTGGAATACTGGCAGCAGAATGGGGGGTTGGAGCGCTTTGGTTACCCCATCAGCGAGGAGCATAAAGAAGTTGACCCTGAAACAGGCAATGTATATGTGATGCAGTGGTTTGAACGCGCTAGGTTTGAGTCTCATCTAGAAAACCAGCGTCCTTATGATGTGCTGCTAGGGCTATTGGGGAAGCAGATTAAAACCCCAAAGGCTGGTAGTGTTGAGTTCGTGTGGAAGCTTGGTGGGGATTATAACGGGCTTAAGAACCCTAGTGGAGTAGCGATAGATAAAAGCGATAATGTCTATGTCGTCGACTCTGGTAACAATCGTATCCAGAAGTTTGATGCGAGTGGGAAGTTTCTGGCTAGGTGGGGTAACTATGGCAATGGAGTAGCGGTAGATAAAGATGGCAATGTCTATGTCGTCGACTCTGGTAACAATCGTATCCAGAAGTTTGATAGTAATGGGGAATTTCTCCTCGAATGGGGTAATCAAGGCAATAGCGATGGGCAGTTTAGCTCTCCCAACGGAATCGCAGGGGATAGTCAAGGCAATGTCTTTGTAGCCGATACATTAAACCATCGTATTCAGAAGTTTGACGGGAGCGGCAAGTTCCTCACGAAATGGGGCAGTTTGGGCAGCGGAGATGGGCAGTTTAGCTATCCCTATGGAATAGCGGTGGGCGAACAGGGCAATGTCTTCATCGCTGATTCTAACAACAGCCGCATCCAGAAGTTTGACGGAAACGGCAAGTTCCTACTCAAGTGGGGTAGCAGTGGTAGCGGAGATGGGCAGTTTAACTCTCCCGGTGGAATAGCGGTGGACGGGCAGGGCAATATCTTCGTCGCTGAATATGGTAACAACCGCATCCAGAAATTTGACGGCAGCGGCAGCTTCCTAACCAAATGGGGTGGTAACTATGGTAGCGGGGATGGACAGTTTAGCTATCCCACAGGAGTAGCGGTGGATGGGCAGGGCAATATCTTCGTCGCTGATACTGGTAATTCTCGAATCCAGAAGCTTGATGGAAATGGTAGGTTCCTACTCAAGTGGGGTAGTCAGGGTAGCGGAGATGGGCAGTTTATAGGACCTTCTGGAATAGCAATAGACTCAAATAGCAATATTTACATAGCAGATGGTGGCAATTTCCGCATTCAAAAATTTGATGTATATGGTAATTTCCTACTTAAGTGGGGTGGCCAGGGACAAGGAAA encodes:
- a CDS encoding SMP-30/gluconolactonase/LRE family protein, with product MERFGYPISEEHKEVDPETGNVYVMQWFERARFESHLENQRPYDVLLGLLGKQIKTPKAGSVEFVWKLGGDYNGLKNPSGVAIDKSDNVYVVDSGNNRIQKFDASGKFLARWGNYGNGVAVDKDGNVYVVDSGNNRIQKFDSNGEFLLEWGNQGNSDGQFSSPNGIAGDSQGNVFVADTLNHRIQKFDGSGKFLTKWGSLGSGDGQFSYPYGIAVGEQGNVFIADSNNSRIQKFDGNGKFLLKWGSSGSGDGQFNSPGGIAVDGQGNIFVAEYGNNRIQKFDGSGSFLTKWGGNYGSGDGQFSYPTGVAVDGQGNIFVADTGNSRIQKLDGNGRFLLKWGSQGSGDGQFIGPSGIAIDSNSNIYIADGGNFRIQKFDVYGNFLLKWGGQGQGNSLFSAALTIAADYMGNIYVADGDNNCVQKFDSNGKFILRWGVKNSGDGQFNYPGGIVVDKQGYIYVTDRDNHRIQKFDSNGKLILKWGSQGEKDGQFNRPLGIGLDSQVNVYITDIYNARIQKFDSNGRFLLKWGSKQQGNGDSEFSYTEGIAVDKLGNIYVTDIGNNRIQKFRQR
- a CDS encoding IS3 family transposase (programmed frameshift), with the protein product MTTPRKKYSPTFKSQRVQEVLEGNKTLTQIASEYGIHPNMLTKWKQLALKGLPQSFDERTQKQIALLTAQYEQEKEQLYAEIGRLTTQLRWLEKKSEAGALPRSVRLSLIETQKAELSLSKQSELLGISRSSLYYRSVAPTEREIELKHRIDEIYTVYPFYGYRRIHQQLLREGKHLNRKTVQNYMREMGLEAIYPGPNLSKRDQKQRVYPYLLRNLAITRPAQVFGTDITYIKLKHGWLYLVAVIDWYSRYVVSWELSDTLEIDFVLRTTERALAKIKPEIFNSDQGSHFTSPKYTALILGAGVKLSMDGRGRALDNVFTERLWRSLKYECVYLAQFENPKEAKLGIGEYFDFYNNTRPHQALKYQTPAQVYFNTVTPVIMLKS
- a CDS encoding FHA domain-containing protein produces the protein MKQPDFNQGTPSYPDEPEQAIPTGEMSLSGFQLVALSPASLQGQVFPLPVTKADDRALEIGRKPSYIYGGITIPLKELAEVHLYMKVSGSVVQVYHEPATYLALKGGKTLAASKWHSLRPEAVLECGYNIQLKLVRVEDAAPHTPYMGEEEEPSIQFQSHSQAPSQSLLPAYRLRIVQSRYAIPLDKLEFSLEEGEVVEIGREAVTVNKHRRLIINEPKVSQYHAWLIKRNGQFELHDGQYNSNKVSRNGTFISNPEGGWMKIAEGTPHFINPGAVAHGFEIKVGHTYLVLEKTEQAELFTE
- the tnpC gene encoding IS66 family transposase, which encodes MTPAQELEQLRIENAQLREQLTSRDALVTQLIERIQTLEARLSQDSHNSSKPPSSDEFKRSPKKRSLRKSSGKKPGGQPGHEGQALKQSENPDAVIAHLPTTCEKCQTDLTKEAALPHFEPRQVFELPTQLKLHVTEHRTYSKKCPTCQTVTKAKFPQSVKNWVQYGPGFRALAVYLITYQLLPYARVCELLNEIYSESLSPGSLVNMIAECYEQLAEPEKTIKTALTQVKVLHCDETGLYVEGKRHWLHVASTPHLTHYAHHLRRGSKATDEIGILPAFQGAAIHDGWSNYLRYACTHGLCNAHHLRELAFVYEQLKQAWAAEFTTLLVDLKEEVEVARARSETSLSSARLAHFEERYQQLIAQGLAANPPPQGGWPCGKRGKPRQSKPKNLLDRLDKQRHQVLLFAYRFDVPFDNNLAERDIRMVKVQQKVSGCFRSQEGASFFCRIRGYLSTMKKQGENLLVALLDTFCGHPPLPKLLV
- a CDS encoding FHA domain-containing protein, which codes for MEHNLPTLTDYNDTRLFLRIIPKDNKRIDPSDDDGKVLKLQNGRAVEELSEAQNRSREQTRDGNGYIKVSAFLKTISLVNALYQQDSAKCLLRFGFEYTLKVNDAIRFYNYVRDQYERGAFGKETSLEDLTVRQLFNSLFISLFKELALQLQQFDPDMARQDESTRQGIMRLFEELIRQRGADLNKAGLSFYQEAGITLLVENETDKLLLAHEKDNHRQMREALKPPVKEAPKPPAPLPPQSPTSHWLDRFELGSISPLIATTGLSLAVFNSLKDKATTVPGFFLAVGLPLTLLLTVITLYLLVRKRKNKLAVVAHFNSPRPRKVSKRQWRFRLGDFIAVSALALAYITFMLDRVSAEAQVGLVALPSGVAIMAALILYLSTRNRTETVTVPPVFPPIPVPPVEPSNKSEPPQELPKPEPVVAFELEVKDGLNPGRLRLTLDSKKIIECGLDNYGSDKLYFWASDNAARRWELSAPNPEAIKGVSKQHAHFKLEQGEVCVVSSSVEGAPNTNGVYIGGERMDDGESKGLREGDLLGFGPRGSGLNRPFCREGGVTLIIHRK